A single genomic interval of Ramlibacter sp. harbors:
- a CDS encoding Smr/MutS family protein — MKAGHRISSLQDLKLVQKQLDEQRQLDAQRQAAREAAERRRQAEQNLFQRAAGEVKPIRQAPRVPLAPEPPAPIAVQQQLDEQRVLHESLSDEFDASTLLDVDDALSFRRPGIGTDVTRKLRKGDWSIQREIDLHGLRREEAREDLSAFIRTAHREGIRCVRVVHGKGLGSPGKVPVLKNKVQGWLIQKNEVLAFVQARPADGGAGALVVLLSPG; from the coding sequence GTGAAGGCCGGCCACCGGATCAGCTCGCTGCAGGACCTCAAGCTGGTGCAAAAGCAGCTGGACGAACAGCGCCAGCTCGATGCGCAGCGGCAGGCCGCGCGCGAGGCGGCCGAGCGCCGGCGGCAGGCCGAGCAGAACCTGTTCCAGCGCGCGGCCGGCGAGGTCAAACCGATCCGCCAGGCCCCGCGCGTGCCGCTGGCGCCCGAGCCGCCCGCGCCGATTGCCGTGCAGCAGCAACTGGACGAACAGCGCGTGCTGCACGAGAGCCTGAGCGACGAGTTTGACGCCAGCACCCTGCTGGACGTGGATGACGCCTTGAGCTTTCGCCGCCCGGGCATCGGCACCGACGTGACCCGCAAGCTGCGCAAGGGCGACTGGAGCATCCAGCGCGAGATCGACCTGCACGGCCTGCGCCGCGAGGAAGCCCGCGAAGACCTGTCGGCCTTCATCCGCACGGCCCACCGCGAAGGCATCCGCTGCGTGCGCGTGGTGCATGGCAAGGGCCTGGGCTCGCCCGGCAAGGTGCCCGTGCTCAAGAACAAGGTGCAGGGCTGGCTGATCCAGAAAAACGAGGTGCTGGCCTTTGTGCAGGCCCGCCCGGCCGATGGCGGGGCGGGTGCGCTGGTGGTGCTGCTGTCGCCCGGTTGA
- a CDS encoding group II truncated hemoglobin translates to MNIEEKPKFATPFEWIGGEERIQAMVERFYDLMDLEPGYAALRAAHGSDLANARQRLFWFLCGWMGGPQHYTERFGHPMLRARHLPFHIGIKERDQWLACMDQAMGETGVPDDLRARLRSSFFQTADWMRNAPGG, encoded by the coding sequence ATGAACATTGAAGAAAAACCCAAGTTTGCAACCCCGTTTGAATGGATTGGCGGCGAGGAGCGCATCCAGGCCATGGTCGAGCGCTTTTACGACCTGATGGACCTGGAACCCGGCTACGCCGCGCTGCGCGCCGCCCATGGCAGCGACCTGGCCAATGCGCGCCAGCGCCTGTTCTGGTTCCTGTGCGGCTGGATGGGCGGGCCCCAGCACTACACCGAGCGTTTTGGCCACCCCATGCTGCGCGCGCGCCACCTGCCGTTTCACATCGGCATCAAGGAGCGCGACCAGTGGCTGGCCTGCATGGACCAGGCCATGGGCGAGACCGGCGTGCCCGACGACCTGCGCGCGCGCCTGCGCAGCAGCTTTTTCCAGACGGCGGACTGGATGCGCAACGCGCCCGGCGGCTAG
- a CDS encoding FtsX-like permease family protein: protein MTPSFLSLGWRTLWRDLRAGELRLLIVAVTLAVAALTAVGFFADRLQGGLARDARQLLGGDAIVSSDNPTPPAFVDRARALGLQSVTTLGFPTMGRASEAQGGASKLVALKVVGAGYPLRGSLRVAPGPEAEGAPTREVPGPGEAWIDAPLLDALALKMGDVLLLGDASLRIARVIVTEPDRGAGFMSFAPRVMINQADIGATRLVQPASRLTYRFAVAGPDAAVRQYLNWAEAEVKKPEVRGLRLESLETGRPEMRQTLDRAKKFLNLVALLSALLSAVAVALAARGFAANHLDDCAMLRVLGQSQRTIALGYAVEFALIGVFASALGVALGYGVHYVFVWLLSGLMDAALPAASLWPVVFGLGMGLTLLAAFGLPPVLQLAQVPPLRVIRRDVGGLKPASLAVLGLGVAGFAALLLAASSDLKLGLIAVGGFAGAVAVFASLSWVAVKLLRRSVNEATAPRWLVLATRQISARPAYAVVQVSALAVGLLALILLVLLRTDLIGSWRKATPPDAPNRFVINVMPEQGDAFRKALRDAGVSQFDWFPMIRGRLVAVNGKAVSPDDYTDERAKRLVDREFNLSHASRKPEHNQIVAGAWTEDEAGAISVEEGIAQTLGLKLGDELRFDIGGIDSSARVTSLRKVDWGSMRANFFVMYPVARMPDLPVTYLSAFRAPATRGFDNALVRAFPNITNVDMTATLNQVQGVLDKVIRAIEFLFGFTLAAGLVVLFAAVTATREERAREFAIMRAVGARASLLRHVQRAELAGVGLLAGFLASVVAAAVGWALARYAFEFEWTVSLWVPLVGALAGAVLALAAGWWGLREVLTRPVVDTLRRAAE from the coding sequence ATGACCCCTTCCTTTCTTTCCCTGGGCTGGCGCACGCTGTGGCGCGATTTGCGCGCGGGCGAGCTGCGGCTGCTGATCGTGGCCGTGACGCTGGCGGTGGCGGCGCTGACGGCGGTCGGCTTTTTTGCCGACCGGCTGCAGGGGGGGCTGGCGCGTGACGCGCGTCAATTGCTGGGGGGCGATGCCATCGTGTCCAGCGACAACCCCACGCCGCCGGCCTTTGTGGACCGGGCCCGGGCGCTGGGCCTGCAGTCGGTCACCACACTGGGCTTTCCCACCATGGGCCGCGCCAGCGAGGCGCAAGGGGGCGCCAGCAAGCTGGTGGCGCTCAAGGTGGTCGGCGCAGGCTACCCGCTGCGCGGCAGCCTGCGCGTGGCGCCGGGGCCCGAGGCCGAGGGCGCGCCCACGCGCGAGGTGCCCGGCCCCGGCGAAGCCTGGATCGACGCGCCCCTGCTCGATGCGCTGGCGCTGAAGATGGGCGACGTGCTGTTGCTGGGCGACGCCAGCCTGCGCATTGCACGCGTCATCGTGACCGAGCCCGACCGGGGCGCCGGCTTCATGAGCTTTGCGCCGCGCGTCATGATCAACCAGGCCGACATTGGCGCGACCCGGCTGGTGCAGCCGGCCAGCCGCCTGACCTACCGCTTTGCCGTGGCCGGGCCCGACGCCGCCGTGCGCCAGTACCTCAACTGGGCCGAGGCCGAGGTCAAGAAGCCCGAGGTGCGCGGCCTGCGGCTGGAGTCGCTGGAGACCGGCCGCCCCGAGATGCGCCAGACGCTGGACCGCGCCAAGAAATTCCTCAACCTCGTGGCCCTGCTGTCGGCCCTGCTGTCGGCCGTGGCCGTGGCGCTGGCGGCGCGCGGCTTTGCCGCCAACCACCTGGACGACTGCGCCATGCTGCGCGTGCTCGGGCAGAGCCAGCGCACCATAGCGCTGGGCTATGCCGTGGAGTTCGCGCTGATCGGCGTGTTTGCCAGTGCGCTGGGCGTGGCGCTGGGCTACGGTGTGCACTACGTGTTTGTCTGGCTGCTGTCCGGGCTGATGGACGCGGCGCTGCCGGCGGCCAGCCTCTGGCCCGTGGTCTTTGGCCTGGGCATGGGGCTCACGCTGCTCGCGGCCTTCGGCCTGCCGCCCGTGCTGCAGCTGGCCCAGGTGCCGCCGCTGCGCGTGATCCGGCGTGACGTGGGCGGCCTCAAGCCGGCCTCGCTCGCGGTGCTGGGGCTGGGCGTGGCGGGCTTTGCCGCGCTGCTGCTGGCGGCCAGCTCCGACCTCAAGCTCGGCCTGATTGCCGTGGGCGGCTTTGCCGGCGCCGTGGCGGTGTTTGCCTCGCTGAGCTGGGTGGCCGTCAAGCTGCTGCGGCGCAGTGTGAATGAGGCCACGGCGCCGCGCTGGCTGGTGCTGGCCACGCGCCAGATCTCGGCGCGCCCGGCCTATGCGGTTGTGCAGGTCAGTGCGCTGGCCGTGGGCCTGCTGGCGCTCATCCTGCTGGTGCTGCTGCGCACCGACCTGATTGGCAGCTGGCGCAAGGCCACGCCGCCCGACGCCCCCAACCGCTTTGTGATCAATGTCATGCCCGAGCAGGGCGATGCCTTCCGGAAGGCGCTGCGCGACGCGGGCGTCAGCCAGTTTGACTGGTTTCCGATGATTCGCGGCCGCCTGGTGGCGGTCAACGGCAAGGCCGTGTCGCCGGACGACTACACCGACGAGCGGGCCAAGCGCCTGGTGGACCGCGAGTTCAACCTGTCGCACGCGAGCCGCAAGCCCGAGCACAACCAGATCGTGGCCGGCGCCTGGACCGAGGACGAGGCCGGCGCCATCAGCGTGGAAGAGGGCATTGCCCAGACCCTGGGCCTGAAGCTGGGCGACGAGCTGCGCTTTGACATTGGCGGCATTGACAGCAGCGCCCGCGTGACCTCGCTGCGCAAGGTGGACTGGGGCTCGATGCGCGCCAACTTCTTCGTGATGTACCCGGTGGCGCGCATGCCCGACCTGCCCGTGACCTACCTGAGCGCGTTCCGCGCGCCGGCCACCCGCGGCTTTGACAACGCGCTGGTGCGGGCCTTTCCCAACATCACCAACGTGGACATGACGGCCACGCTGAACCAGGTGCAGGGCGTGCTGGACAAGGTGATCCGCGCCATCGAGTTCCTGTTCGGCTTCACGCTGGCGGCCGGGCTGGTGGTGCTGTTCGCGGCCGTTACGGCCACCCGCGAGGAGCGCGCGCGAGAGTTCGCCATCATGCGGGCCGTGGGCGCGCGCGCCAGCCTGCTGCGCCACGTGCAGCGCGCCGAACTGGCCGGCGTGGGCCTGCTGGCCGGCTTTCTGGCCAGTGTGGTGGCGGCGGCCGTCGGCTGGGCGCTGGCGCGCTATGCGTTCGAGTTTGAGTGGACGGTGTCGCTGTGGGTGCCGCTGGTGGGCGCGCTGGCCGGCGCGGTGCTGGCGCTGGCGGCTGGCTGGTGGGGCCTGCGCGAGGTGCTGACCCGGCCGGTGGTGGACACGCTGCGGCGCGCGGCCGAATGA
- a CDS encoding filamentous hemagglutinin N-terminal domain-containing protein, with protein MLSTRFLPAGQRPLPGHSRGVASPAVAGFRPAGAALAIAGAFIGAAQAQPVGLQAIHGSASVVTQGHQTLITTHNGAGTSHSALDWQSFNIPAGSTTRFLQPGADSTSINRVLGNNPSAIFGTLSSNGKLVLVNPAGIAVGAGAIVDTAGFTASTLRLSDAHALAGQLVFGGDGIANGELSVNGRILARSGDIVLIAPRVNTGIQALVESPNGATVLAAGQKAELTGRGLEGIRLELQAPEDQALNLGTLKGDAVGVFAGTLKHSGYISANAVSAEGGKVILKGRQEAEISGQIVASKGALGGQVQASASKVMLRSGAVIDASGAHGGGEVLIGGGWQGQDARVANASQTTAETGSTLRADATDHGDGGTVVLWSDGITRTAAAISARGGVDGGNGGQVETSGKALLDVQSAATVNARAATGLAGNWLLDPYEIVIASVGGPAVSPTFPGTYGGEGTAQSSYIAPSIIETALNSGGNVTIKTSGPATAPAPDESQIRVAENITKSAGSAATLKLVAHGDVVIDSGVTLSSSTGALNLDFQSGRSFDSSVASSTGGTVRLMTGAVLGSNGGSISLKGTGGNAGNGVDLTDAVVNAGAGQVDIAGTSTAGIGAQILRFTGTPVITGGLVTIDGSTATGAQGVLIDRATVNASSGLTVQSLTSRVLLTGTTLTASGGNLLVKGRGTSDGAAPTSSALAIKDSSAVASLIQNTGAGTVALDGELTSHTASFGSPSALLLANATVSSAGGALTLSGVTGNSGYVEGTAGVRLDSGAVVSSSGPITVTGTAGSTSYVNSRGILSNTGSTIVSTGGSVTLNGTFNNPSAANGAAVRIDGQVQANGLLQVTGGATVGGSAGTGVDIGATGQLIGGPGGLTVTGSVSSATTATAIVATTIAGNLTSSGNIAINGTASAPSASGVKGVELAGGSVSASGAATLTVTGSGTPPPAPASSYDVSVAGTTLSTAGGEIKLVGDRIAIASTVNSGAGRTVITPFSTNRSITLGGSSETAALNLSASEVNNITASVLVVGGGTYTGGISIGSTGGVINPVGTSALSLINSNVSGPGISQSAALTVANLNADAVTVSLNNAGNQVGQVSGRAYAGVFEMKSTSALQIGTVDGIAGVVGSTTGLINIESAGALTVNQSVFSVNGPVTLKGNGITLGPGKTVSSASGSATVTLDALGTGALALANGAVAGANVSLTNATSASLGDVTASTALALTSISGAIGQQVATSLNVGQLSGNSLGGAVNLANTGNQINSVGTLASASGGITLYDSTGNLDIDGAITGGSGSVFVHTAGQLTQNQAISSTASADAIVLAAGSNYINTNGAAALTASGGRWLVYSTSPAGNTFGGLLSGNNAVYNATIATDAPGTIAAGNRYVFSQQPGLTVTANAQSRVYDGTASFASPTHSVSGLVNAATYGNVFTQDGLTGSLAVTAPGRNVGTYAIGLGTLVTPGGYNLTYVPANASVTAAPLSISAVGDSRAFDGGTASAAIPTFGTLGSGDTLTGLSQSFTSKNVLGANASTLQVNGGYTLNDGNGGLNYTVTTNTAPGTITPAALTVSTTNVNRVYDGTTNAAGSATVTGGSLFGGDTLSGGSFAFVSRNAGSNLTVNVGGVTVNDGNGGANYAVSHAPNTTSNITPAPLSVTTSDVSRVYDGTTAAAGTAVVSAGTLFGADTLTGGVFNFADRNVGTGKTVNVASVTVNDGNGGANYVVTPVANTNSTILVRPLSTWSGAASDGLWSSAGNWDALPDASNVQAVSIPVGATVVYDLPGNTSLQTLTSNGSLALNSGSLIMAGSLNTADYSQGGGALSGAGSLYVGNSFSQTSGAITLGGPVTITQTSGNLAVGPISASSISLSAPAGDITQGGALVTPGQLSAQSQSGIALNLAGNQVATFLASTSSTGNIDLTNTGALDLAGVSTANGGITVLNTGGINTVGAIVAAGGHVSITANSPLTVGAAGINATGNITLTASNLTSTGNMTLNGNVSSSSGTVVLNAANDLTQNAGVSGPAGVTGTAGNTVTFGPSATSTGTPVLYTANGTPVAAPTPPAPAPAPAPTPVPTPPPPPAPAPTPTPPPPPPPPPPPAPQPPPAPPPPSAPPPAPAPEPAPPPPPPPPPAPASTTPVVDRIADILRNDASRAEIQNVLQEVDNTVTRFVKLLITEEDRQAADKKKDKGETVAAITDQQCK; from the coding sequence ATGCTGTCCACACGATTCCTCCCCGCCGGACAGCGACCGCTGCCCGGCCACTCCCGGGGCGTGGCCAGCCCTGCCGTTGCGGGCTTCAGGCCGGCAGGGGCGGCCCTGGCGATTGCCGGGGCCTTCATCGGCGCGGCCCAGGCCCAGCCCGTGGGCCTGCAAGCCATCCACGGCAGCGCCAGCGTGGTCACCCAGGGCCACCAGACCCTGATCACCACCCACAACGGCGCGGGCACCAGCCACAGCGCGCTGGACTGGCAAAGCTTCAACATCCCCGCGGGCAGCACCACCCGCTTCCTGCAGCCCGGCGCCGACAGCACCAGCATCAACCGCGTGCTGGGCAACAACCCCAGCGCCATCTTCGGCACCCTCAGCTCCAACGGCAAGCTGGTGCTGGTCAACCCCGCGGGCATTGCCGTGGGCGCCGGCGCCATCGTGGACACCGCCGGCTTCACCGCCTCCACCCTGCGCCTGAGCGATGCCCACGCGCTGGCCGGGCAACTGGTCTTTGGCGGCGACGGCATCGCCAACGGCGAGCTCAGCGTCAACGGCCGCATCCTGGCGCGCAGCGGCGACATCGTGCTGATCGCCCCGCGCGTGAACACCGGCATCCAGGCCCTGGTCGAATCGCCCAACGGCGCCACCGTGCTGGCCGCCGGGCAGAAGGCCGAGCTCACCGGGCGCGGGCTGGAAGGCATCCGGCTTGAGTTGCAGGCCCCCGAAGACCAGGCCCTGAACCTGGGCACCCTCAAGGGCGACGCCGTGGGCGTGTTCGCCGGCACCCTGAAGCACAGCGGCTACATCAGCGCGAACGCGGTCAGCGCCGAGGGCGGCAAGGTCATCCTCAAGGGCCGCCAGGAGGCCGAGATCAGCGGCCAGATCGTGGCCAGCAAGGGCGCGCTGGGCGGGCAGGTGCAGGCCAGCGCCAGCAAGGTGATGCTCAGGAGCGGCGCGGTGATCGACGCCAGCGGCGCCCACGGGGGCGGCGAGGTGCTGATCGGCGGGGGCTGGCAGGGCCAGGATGCGCGCGTGGCCAATGCGAGCCAGACCACGGCCGAGACGGGCAGCACCCTCCGCGCGGACGCCACGGACCATGGCGATGGCGGGACCGTGGTGCTGTGGAGCGATGGCATCACGCGCACCGCCGCGGCCATCAGCGCCCGTGGCGGCGTGGATGGCGGCAATGGCGGGCAGGTGGAAACCTCGGGCAAGGCGCTGCTGGATGTCCAGTCGGCCGCCACCGTGAACGCGCGGGCCGCCACAGGCCTGGCCGGCAACTGGCTGCTGGACCCGTACGAAATCGTGATCGCCAGCGTGGGCGGGCCGGCTGTCTCGCCCACCTTCCCCGGCACCTATGGCGGGGAGGGCACGGCCCAGTCGTCCTACATTGCCCCTTCCATCATCGAGACCGCCCTGAATTCCGGCGGCAACGTCACCATCAAGACCAGCGGGCCGGCCACGGCCCCCGCCCCCGACGAATCGCAGATCCGCGTGGCGGAAAACATCACCAAGTCGGCCGGCAGCGCCGCCACGCTCAAGCTCGTGGCGCATGGCGATGTGGTGATTGACTCCGGCGTCACCCTCAGCTCCTCCACCGGTGCGCTCAACCTGGACTTCCAGTCGGGCCGTTCCTTTGACAGCAGCGTGGCCTCGAGCACCGGCGGCACGGTCAGGCTGATGACCGGCGCCGTGCTGGGCTCCAACGGGGGCAGCATCAGCCTCAAGGGCACGGGGGGCAACGCCGGCAACGGCGTGGACCTGACCGACGCCGTGGTGAACGCAGGCGCCGGCCAGGTGGACATTGCGGGCACGTCCACGGCCGGCATCGGCGCCCAGATCCTCAGGTTCACGGGGACCCCCGTGATCACCGGGGGCCTGGTCACCATCGACGGCAGCACCGCCACCGGGGCCCAGGGCGTGTTGATCGACCGCGCCACCGTCAATGCCTCCAGTGGCCTGACGGTGCAGAGCCTGACCTCGCGCGTGCTGCTGACCGGCACGACCCTGACGGCCTCGGGCGGCAACCTGCTGGTCAAGGGCCGGGGCACCAGCGATGGCGCCGCGCCCACCTCCAGCGCGCTGGCAATCAAGGACAGCAGCGCCGTGGCCAGCCTGATCCAGAACACCGGTGCCGGCACCGTGGCCCTGGATGGCGAGCTCACCAGCCACACGGCCAGCTTCGGCTCCCCCAGCGCCCTGCTGCTGGCCAACGCCACCGTGTCCTCGGCGGGCGGCGCCTTGACGCTGAGCGGCGTGACCGGCAACTCGGGCTATGTGGAAGGCACGGCGGGCGTGCGGCTGGACAGCGGCGCCGTCGTCTCCAGCAGCGGCCCCATCACGGTGACCGGCACCGCTGGATCGACGTCCTATGTGAACAGCCGGGGCATCCTGTCCAACACCGGCTCCACCATCGTCAGCACGGGCGGCAGCGTCACGCTGAACGGCACTTTCAACAACCCCTCGGCGGCCAACGGTGCCGCCGTGCGGATCGACGGCCAGGTCCAGGCCAACGGCCTGCTGCAGGTCACGGGCGGCGCCACCGTGGGCGGCAGCGCGGGCACGGGCGTGGACATTGGGGCCACGGGGCAACTGATCGGCGGCCCGGGCGGGCTCACGGTCACGGGCAGCGTGTCCTCCGCGACCACGGCCACGGCGATCGTGGCCACCACCATCGCAGGCAATTTGACCTCCAGCGGCAACATTGCCATCAACGGCACGGCGTCGGCGCCCAGCGCTTCGGGCGTCAAGGGGGTCGAGCTGGCCGGGGGCAGCGTGAGCGCCAGCGGTGCCGCCACCCTCACCGTGACCGGCTCGGGCACCCCGCCGCCGGCCCCGGCGAGCTCATACGACGTGTCCGTGGCAGGCACCACGCTCAGCACCGCGGGCGGCGAGATCAAGCTGGTGGGCGACCGCATTGCCATTGCGAGCACCGTCAACTCGGGCGCCGGGCGCACCGTGATCACGCCCTTCTCGACCAACCGGTCCATCACGCTGGGCGGCAGCAGCGAAACCGCCGCGCTCAACCTGTCGGCTTCCGAGGTGAACAACATCACGGCCTCGGTTCTGGTGGTGGGCGGGGGCACCTACACCGGCGGCATCTCCATTGGTAGCACCGGTGGCGTCATCAACCCGGTGGGCACCTCGGCACTGAGCCTGATCAACAGCAACGTCTCGGGCCCGGGCATCTCGCAGAGCGCGGCGCTCACCGTGGCCAACCTGAACGCCGATGCCGTGACCGTCAGCCTCAACAACGCCGGCAACCAGGTCGGCCAGGTCAGCGGCCGGGCCTATGCGGGGGTGTTCGAGATGAAGAGCACCAGCGCCCTGCAGATCGGCACGGTCGACGGCATCGCGGGCGTGGTGGGCAGCACCACCGGGCTGATCAACATCGAGAGTGCGGGCGCCCTGACGGTGAACCAGAGCGTGTTCTCGGTCAACGGCCCCGTCACCCTCAAGGGCAATGGCATCACCCTGGGACCGGGCAAGACAGTCTCCAGCGCCTCGGGCTCGGCCACGGTGACACTGGATGCGCTGGGCACCGGCGCCCTGGCACTGGCCAACGGCGCGGTCGCGGGTGCCAATGTGTCGCTGACCAACGCCACATCGGCCAGCCTGGGCGATGTCACGGCCAGCACCGCCCTGGCGCTCACCAGCATCAGCGGCGCCATCGGGCAGCAAGTCGCCACATCCTTGAATGTCGGGCAGCTCAGCGGCAACAGCCTGGGCGGGGCCGTCAACCTGGCCAACACGGGCAACCAGATCAACAGTGTGGGCACGCTGGCCAGTGCGTCGGGCGGCATCACGCTGTACGACAGCACGGGCAACCTGGACATCGACGGCGCGATCACCGGTGGCAGCGGCAGCGTGTTCGTCCACACCGCCGGCCAGCTGACGCAGAACCAGGCCATCAGCAGCACGGCCAGCGCCGACGCCATCGTGCTGGCCGCCGGGAGCAACTACATCAACACCAACGGCGCCGCCGCATTGACCGCCAGCGGCGGGCGCTGGCTGGTGTACTCCACATCGCCCGCGGGCAACACCTTTGGTGGCCTGCTCTCGGGCAACAACGCGGTCTACAACGCCACCATCGCGACCGACGCGCCGGGCACCATCGCGGCCGGCAACCGCTACGTCTTCTCGCAGCAACCCGGCCTGACCGTCACCGCCAACGCCCAGAGCCGGGTCTATGACGGAACGGCCAGCTTCGCCTCGCCCACCCACTCGGTCAGCGGCCTGGTCAACGCAGCAACCTATGGCAACGTCTTCACCCAGGACGGCTTGACCGGTTCGCTCGCCGTGACCGCGCCCGGGCGCAATGTGGGCACCTATGCGATAGGCCTGGGCACCCTGGTGACGCCCGGCGGCTACAACCTGACCTATGTGCCGGCCAACGCGAGCGTGACGGCCGCGCCGTTGTCGATCTCGGCCGTGGGCGACAGCCGTGCCTTTGACGGCGGCACCGCGTCGGCGGCCATCCCCACCTTTGGCACCCTGGGCAGTGGCGACACGCTCACCGGCCTGAGCCAGTCATTCACCAGCAAGAACGTGCTGGGCGCCAACGCCAGCACCCTGCAGGTCAACGGTGGCTACACGCTCAACGACGGCAACGGGGGCCTCAACTACACCGTCACCACCAACACCGCCCCGGGCACCATCACCCCCGCGGCGCTCACGGTTAGCACCACCAATGTCAACCGCGTGTATGACGGCACGACCAACGCCGCGGGTTCGGCCACCGTGACCGGCGGCTCCCTGTTTGGCGGCGACACCCTGAGCGGCGGCAGCTTTGCGTTCGTGAGCAGGAACGCGGGCAGCAACCTGACCGTCAACGTCGGCGGGGTGACCGTCAACGACGGCAATGGCGGCGCCAACTACGCCGTCAGCCACGCGCCCAACACCACCAGCAACATCACGCCGGCGCCGCTGTCGGTGACCACCAGCGACGTCTCGCGCGTGTACGACGGCACCACCGCCGCCGCCGGGACCGCCGTGGTGTCGGCCGGCACCCTGTTTGGCGCGGACACGCTGACCGGCGGTGTCTTCAATTTCGCGGACCGCAACGTGGGCACGGGCAAGACCGTGAACGTGGCCAGCGTCACGGTCAATGACGGCAATGGCGGCGCCAACTACGTGGTCACGCCCGTTGCCAACACCAACAGCACCATCCTGGTCCGCCCGCTGTCCACCTGGAGCGGCGCCGCATCAGACGGGCTCTGGAGTTCAGCCGGCAACTGGGACGCGCTGCCCGACGCATCCAACGTGCAGGCGGTGAGCATTCCGGTTGGCGCCACGGTGGTGTACGACCTGCCGGGCAACACCAGCCTGCAGACGCTGACCAGCAACGGCAGCCTGGCGCTGAACAGCGGCAGCCTGATCATGGCGGGCAGCCTGAACACCGCGGACTACAGCCAGGGCGGCGGAGCGCTCAGCGGCGCGGGCTCCCTGTATGTCGGCAACAGCTTCAGCCAGACCAGCGGCGCCATCACGCTGGGCGGCCCGGTCACCATCACACAAACCAGCGGCAACCTTGCGGTGGGCCCCATCAGCGCCTCATCGATCAGCCTGTCCGCCCCCGCCGGCGACATCACCCAGGGCGGCGCGCTGGTCACCCCCGGGCAGCTGTCGGCCCAGTCCCAGTCGGGGATTGCACTGAACCTGGCCGGCAACCAGGTGGCCACCTTCCTGGCCAGCACCTCGAGCACGGGCAACATCGACCTGACCAACACCGGCGCGCTGGACCTGGCGGGCGTGTCGACGGCCAACGGCGGCATCACCGTGCTCAACACCGGCGGCATCAACACCGTGGGCGCGATCGTCGCGGCCGGCGGCCATGTGAGCATCACCGCCAACAGCCCGTTGACCGTTGGCGCCGCGGGGATCAATGCCACCGGCAACATCACGCTCACCGCGTCCAACCTCACCAGCACCGGCAACATGACGCTGAACGGCAATGTCTCGTCCAGCTCCGGCACGGTGGTCCTGAACGCCGCCAATGACCTGACGCAGAACGCCGGGGTGTCCGGCCCCGCCGGCGTCACGGGCACCGCGGGCAACACCGTGACCTTTGGCCCCTCGGCCACCAGCACGGGCACGCCTGTGCTGTACACGGCCAATGGCACGCCGGTGGCGGCGCCCACGCCCCCCGCGCCCGCGCCGGCACCCGCGCCCACGCCGGTCCCCACGCCTCCGCCACCACCGGCACCTGCACCGACGCCCACGCCACCGCCACCGCCACCGCCACCACCACCGCCCGCGCCGCAACCCCCTCCTGCGCCACCGCCCCCTTCGGCCCCGCCGCCTGCACCGGCCCCCGAGCCGGCACCCCCGCCGCCACCGCCACCGCCACCGGCACCTGCCTCCACGACACCCGTGGTGGATCGCATCGCGGACATCCTGCGCAACGACGCCTCACGCGCGGAGATCCAGAACGTGCTCCAGGAAGTGGACAACACCGTCACCCGCTTCGTGAAGCTGCTCATCACCGAAGAGGACCGGCAGGCCGCCGACAAGAAGAAGGACAAGGGCGAGACCGTCGCGGCGATCACCGACCAGCAGTGCAAATAG
- a CDS encoding formate dehydrogenase subunit delta — MDSDNLIHMANRIGTFFEAMPDRPEALEGIAIHLKKFWDPRMRRQFIALIDAGGSGASDIVVQAVQSHRQMLMPAPAPA; from the coding sequence ATGGACAGTGACAACCTCATCCACATGGCCAACCGCATTGGCACCTTCTTTGAAGCCATGCCCGACCGGCCCGAGGCGCTCGAGGGCATTGCCATCCACCTCAAGAAGTTCTGGGACCCGCGCATGCGCCGGCAGTTCATCGCGTTGATTGATGCTGGCGGCAGCGGCGCCAGCGACATCGTGGTGCAGGCGGTGCAAAGCCACCGGCAGATGCTGATGCCGGCACCCGCGCCGGCCTGA